From Streptomyces sp. TLI_053, a single genomic window includes:
- a CDS encoding Gfo/Idh/MocA family oxidoreductase, translating to MRIGLLGTGTWAERVHAPALAEHPGVEFAGVWGRRPEAAAALGEKYGVPGHTELDRLLAEVDAVSIALPPTVQADLAVRAAEAGCHLLLDKPVALTVPDARRVVEAAEAHRVASVVFFTVRFGGEQLPWIEEQAAVGGWFTGRSDWLGSVFVPDSTSAYAASQWRKDKGALWDVGPHALSVLLPVLGDATAVTAVPGPLDTVHLVLRHVGGASSTLTLSLTAPVAGGGTAMELRGEAGTVRLPERGEGPHAAFHRALDALATAARTGEAHPCSAAFGLRTVEILAAAERSLTAGATVEV from the coding sequence ATGCGGATCGGACTCCTGGGCACCGGCACCTGGGCGGAGCGGGTGCACGCGCCCGCCCTCGCGGAGCACCCCGGCGTCGAGTTCGCGGGCGTCTGGGGCCGTCGCCCCGAGGCGGCCGCCGCGCTCGGCGAGAAGTACGGCGTCCCCGGCCACACCGAGCTCGACCGGCTGCTCGCCGAGGTCGACGCCGTCTCGATCGCCCTCCCGCCGACCGTGCAGGCGGACCTCGCGGTGCGCGCCGCCGAGGCCGGCTGCCACCTGCTGCTCGACAAGCCCGTCGCGCTCACCGTCCCCGACGCCCGCCGGGTGGTCGAGGCGGCCGAGGCGCACCGGGTGGCCTCCGTGGTGTTCTTCACCGTCCGCTTCGGTGGCGAGCAGCTGCCGTGGATCGAGGAGCAGGCCGCCGTCGGCGGCTGGTTCACCGGCCGCTCGGACTGGCTCGGCTCGGTCTTCGTCCCCGACTCCACCAGCGCGTACGCGGCCTCGCAGTGGCGCAAGGACAAGGGCGCGCTCTGGGACGTCGGCCCGCACGCCCTCTCGGTGCTGCTGCCCGTGCTCGGCGACGCGACCGCCGTCACCGCCGTGCCCGGCCCGCTGGACACCGTGCACCTGGTGCTGCGCCACGTCGGCGGTGCCTCCAGCACCCTCACGCTGAGCCTGACCGCGCCGGTCGCCGGTGGCGGCACCGCGATGGAGCTGCGCGGCGAGGCCGGCACCGTCCGGCTGCCGGAGCGCGGGGAGGGCCCGCACGCGGCCTTCCACCGCGCGCTGGACGCGCTCGCGACCGCCGCTCGCACCGGCGAGGCCCACCCCTGCTCGGCCGCGTTCGGCCTGCGCACCGTGGAGATCCTCGCCGCCGCGGAGCGTTCGCTCACGGCGGGCGCCACTGTCGAGGTCTGA
- a CDS encoding DUF2199 domain-containing protein, with product MSSTHSPAHHDAAAGHTCACCAEQHDGPPLSYGSPAPTGWKPRYARRRDSELTPDQCVIKGREFYVHGLIEIPVRDTGETFSWGVWVSLSEPNFARAHDLWEDLAREQEPPYFGWLVTELPVYPRSTLLLKTHVLTRAVGLRPLIELEPTDHPLAVEQREGITAERVRAFADQLLGG from the coding sequence ATGTCCTCCACGCACAGCCCCGCCCACCATGACGCCGCCGCCGGTCACACCTGCGCCTGCTGCGCCGAACAGCACGACGGGCCGCCGCTCTCCTACGGCTCCCCGGCCCCGACGGGCTGGAAGCCGCGTTACGCCCGGCGCCGGGACAGCGAGCTCACCCCCGACCAGTGCGTGATCAAGGGCCGGGAGTTCTACGTCCACGGTCTGATCGAGATACCGGTGCGGGACACCGGCGAGACCTTCTCGTGGGGCGTCTGGGTGTCGCTAAGCGAACCGAACTTCGCCCGGGCCCACGACCTGTGGGAGGACCTGGCCCGGGAGCAGGAGCCCCCGTACTTCGGCTGGCTGGTCACCGAGCTGCCGGTCTACCCCCGGTCCACGCTGCTGCTCAAGACGCATGTGCTCACCCGGGCCGTCGGCCTGCGCCCGCTGATCGAGCTGGAGCCGACCGACCACCCGCTGGCGGTGGAACAGCGGGAGGGCATCACGGCGGAGCGGGTGCGCGCGTTCGCGGACCAGCTGCTGGGCGGCTGA
- a CDS encoding helix-turn-helix transcriptional regulator, translating into MILEDLVRLRRARDAMDRDYALPLDVPALARVALMSPGHFSRSFRAAFGETPYSYLMTRRIERAKALLRRGDLSVTEVCFAVGCTSLGSFSSRFTELVGESPSAYRARDHEDGAAIPACYAKLYTRPVRNGEARRPPRP; encoded by the coding sequence GTGATCCTGGAGGACCTCGTCCGGCTGCGCCGGGCCCGTGACGCGATGGACCGCGACTACGCGCTGCCGCTGGACGTGCCGGCGCTGGCGCGGGTGGCGCTGATGTCGCCGGGCCACTTCTCGCGCAGCTTCCGGGCCGCCTTCGGGGAGACCCCGTACAGCTATCTCATGACCCGGCGGATCGAGCGGGCCAAGGCGCTGCTGCGGCGTGGGGACCTCTCGGTGACGGAGGTGTGCTTCGCGGTGGGCTGCACCTCGCTGGGGTCGTTCAGTTCGCGCTTCACCGAGCTGGTCGGGGAGAGCCCCAGCGCCTACCGGGCCCGGGACCACGAGGACGGCGCCGCGATCCCGGCCTGCTACGCGAAGCTCTACACCCGACCGGTCAGGAACGGAGAAGCGCGTCGTCCGCCCCGCCCGTAG
- a CDS encoding NADPH:quinone oxidoreductase family protein: MRAWQVPEPGEPRVVLRLAEDAPRPVPGPGQLLLRVRAAAVNFPDALLVRGQYQVRPPLPFTPGVELCGEVVDQGPAPEEPGNPPDERWRPGDRLIGTPVLPHGAFAEYALLDAAAAFRAPDSLDDAEAAALHIGHQTAWFALHRRAALRPGETLLVHAAAGGVGSAAVQLGRAAGARVIAVVGGAAKAATARALGADLVVDRTTEDFVTAVRTATGGRGADVVFDPVGGAAYTGSTRCVAFEGRIVVVGFAGGEIPAPALNHALVKNYSILGLHWGLYQTRDPEAVRAVHRELSALAAKGAVRPLVTGRLPFEAVPDAVQRVADGTTTGRLVLLP, translated from the coding sequence GTGAGGGCCTGGCAGGTGCCCGAGCCGGGCGAACCGCGCGTGGTGCTTCGGCTCGCCGAGGACGCGCCGCGCCCGGTCCCGGGCCCGGGACAACTGCTGCTCCGGGTCCGGGCGGCGGCCGTCAACTTCCCGGACGCGCTGCTGGTCCGGGGCCAGTACCAGGTGCGGCCGCCGCTGCCGTTCACCCCCGGGGTGGAGCTGTGCGGCGAGGTGGTCGACCAGGGCCCCGCTCCGGAGGAGCCGGGCAACCCCCCGGACGAGCGGTGGCGGCCCGGTGACCGGTTGATCGGCACCCCCGTCCTCCCGCACGGCGCCTTCGCCGAGTACGCGCTGCTGGACGCGGCCGCCGCCTTCCGGGCCCCCGACTCCCTGGACGACGCAGAGGCCGCCGCCCTGCACATCGGCCACCAGACCGCCTGGTTCGCCCTGCACCGGCGGGCCGCGCTGCGCCCCGGCGAGACGCTGCTGGTCCACGCGGCGGCCGGCGGGGTCGGCAGCGCCGCCGTCCAGCTCGGCCGGGCGGCCGGCGCCCGGGTGATCGCCGTGGTCGGCGGGGCCGCCAAGGCGGCCACCGCCCGCGCGCTGGGGGCCGACCTGGTGGTCGACCGCACCACCGAGGACTTCGTCACCGCCGTCCGGACCGCCACCGGCGGCCGGGGCGCGGACGTGGTCTTCGACCCGGTAGGCGGCGCGGCCTACACCGGCTCCACCCGCTGTGTCGCCTTCGAGGGCCGGATCGTGGTGGTCGGCTTCGCCGGCGGCGAGATCCCGGCACCCGCACTCAACCACGCCCTGGTGAAGAACTATTCGATCCTGGGCCTGCACTGGGGCCTCTATCAGACCCGCGACCCCGAGGCGGTCCGCGCCGTCCACCGGGAGCTCAGCGCGCTCGCCGCCAAGGGCGCGGTCCGGCCGCTGGTGACCGGCCGGCTCCCGTTCGAAGCCGTACCGGACGCCGTCCAGCGGGTCGCCGACGGAACCACCACCGGACGGCTGGTGCTCCTGCCCTGA
- a CDS encoding SDR family oxidoreductase encodes MSTPADTPADAPGTAPARTASAPAARPFAGQGVVVTGAGRGIGAAVARAFAAAGARVVVNDLDGTAARAVAADCGGSAVPGDAASAEGLAALVHSARGALARHGAELDIWCANAGVAPAGGADAAPEAWAAAWEVNVLAHVRAAELLLPHWLERGNGRFVATVSAAGLLTMLGSAPYAVTKHGALAFAEWLAATYRHRGLRVHALCPQGVRTAMLASTGAVGEALLAPTALEPAEVATALLDAVAAERFLVLPHAEVADYYTARAGEPDRWLAGMNRLQRQLEQEGAL; translated from the coding sequence GTGAGCACCCCGGCCGACACGCCGGCCGACGCCCCGGGAACCGCCCCCGCCCGGACCGCCTCCGCCCCCGCCGCCCGGCCCTTCGCCGGCCAGGGCGTCGTCGTCACCGGCGCCGGCCGGGGCATCGGCGCCGCCGTGGCCCGCGCCTTCGCGGCCGCCGGCGCCCGGGTGGTGGTGAACGACCTCGACGGCACCGCGGCCCGCGCCGTCGCGGCCGACTGCGGCGGCTCCGCCGTCCCCGGCGACGCCGCCTCCGCCGAAGGGCTGGCCGCCCTGGTCCACTCCGCCCGGGGAGCGCTCGCCCGGCACGGCGCCGAACTCGACATCTGGTGCGCCAACGCGGGCGTCGCCCCGGCCGGCGGCGCGGACGCCGCACCCGAGGCCTGGGCCGCCGCCTGGGAGGTCAACGTCCTCGCCCACGTCCGGGCCGCCGAACTGCTGCTCCCCCACTGGCTGGAGCGCGGCAACGGCCGGTTCGTCGCCACCGTCTCGGCGGCCGGCCTGCTCACCATGCTCGGCTCGGCCCCCTACGCCGTCACCAAGCACGGCGCGCTCGCCTTCGCCGAGTGGCTCGCCGCCACCTACCGGCACCGCGGGCTGCGGGTGCACGCGCTCTGCCCGCAGGGCGTGCGCACCGCGATGCTGGCGAGCACCGGCGCAGTGGGCGAGGCGCTGCTCGCACCCACCGCGCTGGAACCGGCGGAGGTCGCGACGGCCCTGCTGGACGCCGTCGCGGCGGAGCGCTTCCTGGTCCTGCCGCACGCCGAGGTCGCCGACTACTACACCGCCCGCGCCGGGGAACCGGACCGCTGGCTGGCCGGGATGAACCGCCTCCAGCGGCAGCTGGAGCAGGAGGGGGCGCTGTGA
- a CDS encoding Scr1 family TA system antitoxin-like transcriptional regulator, with translation MDLPLFYEGPSVTRRASVVPSAFASVHRGRCTDGHRPCPKRKCPAWIDHAGSGPLATGLPGLSPEAPQARRTAVGPRSDRRSGIHRHTGGAEVMRGQLDHLVAMAKRPHIVLQVAPFSMVDPVPFSGFVTLLTFTDRTVAGCTGSADRRFVIRDSDTVTSWEGAYDRLQVEALSMAATLDLIHETRKELA, from the coding sequence ATGGATTTGCCCTTGTTCTATGAGGGTCCTTCGGTGACGAGAAGAGCTTCCGTGGTTCCGAGCGCCTTCGCCAGTGTCCATAGGGGCCGGTGTACGGACGGACACCGCCCCTGCCCGAAGCGCAAGTGTCCGGCGTGGATCGATCACGCAGGCTCAGGCCCACTAGCGACTGGTCTTCCCGGGCTCTCGCCAGAAGCTCCACAAGCGCGCCGGACCGCCGTTGGTCCACGCAGTGATCGACGAAGCGGCATACACCGCCACACGGGCGGAGCGGAGGTCATGCGAGGCCAACTCGACCATCTCGTCGCGATGGCGAAACGTCCTCACATCGTGCTCCAGGTAGCCCCGTTCTCCATGGTCGACCCCGTGCCGTTCAGTGGCTTTGTCACCCTCCTCACATTCACGGACCGGACGGTCGCGGGCTGCACCGGGTCCGCTGACCGGAGGTTCGTGATCCGCGACTCAGACACCGTGACCAGCTGGGAGGGAGCCTACGATCGTCTCCAGGTAGAGGCGTTGTCGATGGCAGCGACTCTGGATCTGATCCACGAGACGCGAAAGGAGCTGGCATGA
- a CDS encoding NAD(P)H-binding protein, with product MLLVTGVNGGLGSLVLERLAERPGGPEGVVAGSRTPERVRTAGVPVREVDFDRPETLAEAFAGVRTLLLVSAGYGEDDVVIARHRAAIEAAERAGVEHVVYTSLSGDGDHLPYALAHRWTERRLRESATLRWTVLRNGLYAELLAVLARPDADGVITAPLGDGRLAAVAREDLAEIAAKVAAAPAEHAGRVYELVGEEAVGGAEVAAALSRSSGRPVEYRPGTLAGARAGIAAAGTASFQVPMVVGTLTSIAHGFLAGPGKPGDLAALLGRAPRPALGVIAAGTDAAW from the coding sequence ATGCTTCTCGTCACAGGTGTCAACGGCGGACTCGGCTCGCTGGTGCTGGAGCGGCTCGCCGAACGGCCGGGCGGGCCGGAGGGCGTGGTGGCCGGCAGCCGGACGCCGGAGCGCGTGCGGACGGCCGGCGTGCCGGTGCGCGAGGTCGACTTCGACCGGCCGGAGACGCTGGCCGAGGCCTTCGCCGGGGTGCGCACCCTACTGCTCGTGTCGGCCGGCTACGGCGAGGACGACGTGGTGATCGCGCGCCACCGGGCGGCGATCGAGGCGGCGGAGCGCGCCGGGGTGGAGCACGTCGTCTACACCAGCCTCTCCGGCGACGGCGACCACCTCCCCTACGCGCTCGCGCACCGCTGGACGGAGCGGAGGCTGCGCGAGTCCGCCACCCTGCGCTGGACCGTCCTGCGCAACGGCCTCTACGCGGAACTGCTCGCCGTTCTGGCCCGGCCGGACGCGGACGGCGTGATCACCGCCCCGCTCGGTGACGGCCGGCTGGCGGCGGTCGCCCGGGAGGACCTCGCCGAGATCGCGGCGAAGGTCGCGGCGGCACCGGCCGAGCACGCGGGCCGGGTCTACGAGCTGGTCGGCGAGGAGGCGGTGGGCGGCGCCGAGGTCGCCGCGGCGCTCAGCCGCAGCAGCGGCAGGCCGGTCGAGTACCGCCCCGGCACGCTGGCCGGAGCGCGGGCGGGGATCGCCGCCGCGGGCACGGCGTCCTTCCAGGTACCCATGGTGGTGGGCACCCTGACGTCGATCGCCCACGGCTTCCTGGCCGGCCCGGGCAAGCCCGGCGACCTCGCCGCCCTGCTCGGCCGGGCCCCGCGGCCGGCCCTGGGGGTGATCGCGGCGGGCACCGACGCGGCCTGGTGA
- a CDS encoding DUF397 domain-containing protein — MREHDLSRAAWFKSSHSQNGGSCVEVAANRSGVVPVRDSKDPQGPALVFLEAEFAAFVNAVRDGEFGTV, encoded by the coding sequence ATGAGGGAGCATGATCTGTCCAGAGCCGCGTGGTTCAAGTCGAGCCACAGCCAGAACGGCGGTTCGTGTGTTGAAGTAGCAGCCAACCGTTCCGGCGTCGTGCCTGTACGGGACAGCAAGGACCCCCAGGGGCCTGCGCTGGTCTTCCTGGAGGCGGAGTTCGCAGCGTTCGTCAATGCAGTGCGCGACGGGGAGTTCGGCACCGTCTGA
- a CDS encoding helix-turn-helix domain-containing protein produces the protein MSVGHTGVTTPAEGARPVVWCEDGEDCGIRDLLNRLGDRWTVLVVVELAQGVRRFRELQRGVPGISQRMLTLTVRRLERDGLVSRTVHPTIPPQVDYELTPLGHSLTHLVRAMADWSYDHHDAIVDSRQSWDDANPGSEIR, from the coding sequence ATGTCAGTGGGGCACACCGGGGTAACCACCCCGGCCGAGGGAGCGCGGCCGGTGGTCTGGTGCGAGGACGGTGAGGACTGCGGCATCCGTGACCTGCTGAACCGGCTCGGCGACCGCTGGACCGTCCTGGTGGTGGTCGAACTCGCCCAGGGGGTACGGCGGTTCCGTGAGCTCCAGCGCGGTGTGCCGGGGATCTCGCAGCGGATGCTGACCCTGACGGTCCGCCGGCTGGAACGCGACGGCCTGGTCTCGCGCACCGTCCACCCGACGATCCCGCCCCAGGTGGACTACGAGCTGACTCCGCTCGGACACAGCCTGACCCATCTGGTGCGTGCCATGGCGGACTGGTCGTACGACCACCACGACGCGATCGTCGACTCGCGGCAGAGCTGGGACGACGCCAATCCGGGCTCAGAGATTCGCTGA
- a CDS encoding acyl-CoA dehydrogenase family protein produces the protein MDFSYDRRTLELRDRLEEFMDRQVYPAEPVLAAQLADPARPRWEIPPVVADLRVEARKQGLWNLFLPGEHGAGLTNLQYAPLAEITGRSPHLAPPALNCAAPDTGNMELLAGFGTAEQRERWLEPLLDARIRSAFAMTEPDVASSDAANIATRIVRDGDEYVVDGRKWYISGAMNPDCRLLIVMGKTDPGAEPHRQQSMVLVPRDTPGVTVRRGMTVFGYDDADHGGHAEVTFEGVRVPAGNLLGEEGAGFAIAQARLGPGRIHHCMRAIGIAERALELTCRRVLDRSAFGGPLAEQGVVQDWIAESRVRIEQLRLLVLKTAWLMDTVGNRGAHTEIQAIKIATPRTVEWILDKAVQAHGAAGVSQDTPLAALWAFNRTIRIADGPDEVHKRSLARRELRRYR, from the coding sequence ATGGACTTCTCCTACGACCGCCGCACCCTCGAACTCCGCGACCGGCTGGAGGAGTTCATGGACCGGCAGGTGTACCCGGCCGAACCGGTGCTGGCCGCCCAGCTCGCCGACCCGGCCCGGCCGCGCTGGGAGATCCCGCCGGTGGTCGCCGACCTGCGGGTGGAGGCGCGCAAGCAGGGGCTGTGGAACCTCTTCCTGCCCGGCGAGCACGGCGCCGGACTCACCAACCTCCAGTACGCGCCGCTCGCCGAGATCACCGGCCGCAGCCCGCACCTCGCCCCGCCCGCCCTCAACTGCGCCGCCCCCGACACCGGGAACATGGAGCTGCTGGCCGGGTTCGGCACCGCCGAGCAGCGCGAACGCTGGCTGGAACCGCTGCTCGACGCCCGGATCCGCTCCGCCTTCGCGATGACCGAACCCGACGTCGCCTCCTCCGACGCCGCCAACATCGCCACCCGGATCGTGCGCGACGGCGACGAGTACGTGGTCGACGGCCGCAAGTGGTACATCAGCGGCGCGATGAACCCCGACTGCCGCCTCCTGATCGTGATGGGCAAGACCGATCCCGGCGCCGAGCCGCACCGGCAGCAGAGCATGGTCCTGGTGCCGCGCGACACCCCCGGCGTCACCGTACGGCGCGGCATGACCGTCTTCGGCTACGACGACGCCGACCACGGCGGCCACGCCGAGGTCACCTTCGAGGGCGTCCGGGTCCCGGCCGGGAACCTGCTCGGCGAGGAGGGCGCCGGCTTCGCCATCGCCCAGGCCCGCCTCGGCCCCGGCCGGATCCACCACTGCATGCGGGCCATCGGCATCGCGGAGCGGGCGCTCGAACTGACCTGTCGGCGCGTCCTGGACCGCAGTGCCTTCGGCGGACCGCTCGCCGAGCAGGGTGTCGTCCAGGACTGGATCGCCGAATCCCGGGTCCGGATCGAGCAGTTGAGGCTGCTGGTGCTGAAGACCGCCTGGCTGATGGACACCGTCGGCAACCGCGGCGCGCACACCGAGATCCAGGCCATCAAGATCGCCACACCGCGCACCGTCGAATGGATCCTGGACAAGGCCGTCCAGGCCCACGGCGCCGCCGGTGTCAGCCAGGACACCCCGCTCGCCGCCCTGTGGGCGTTCAACCGCACGATCCGGATCGCCGACGGGCCGGACGAGGTGCACAAGCGCTCGCTCGCCCGGCGCGAGCTGCGTCGCTACCGCTGA
- a CDS encoding VOC family protein gives MDIKLSQCFIAVDDHDKALAFYRDILGLEVRNDVGFENMRWVTVGAPSQPEVDIVLEPPLADPNASEADRQAMAELLAKGLLRAVIFATEDCDATFERIRAAGGEVLQEPIDQPYGVRDCAFRDPAGNMLRFTQRKPK, from the coding sequence ATGGACATCAAGCTTTCACAGTGCTTCATCGCCGTCGACGACCACGACAAGGCGCTCGCCTTCTACCGCGACATCCTCGGCCTGGAGGTGCGCAACGACGTCGGGTTCGAGAACATGCGCTGGGTGACGGTCGGCGCGCCCTCGCAGCCCGAGGTGGACATCGTGCTCGAACCGCCGCTGGCGGACCCGAACGCCTCGGAGGCCGACCGGCAGGCCATGGCTGAGCTGCTGGCCAAGGGGCTGCTGCGGGCGGTCATCTTCGCCACCGAGGACTGCGACGCGACCTTCGAGCGGATCCGCGCGGCGGGCGGCGAGGTGCTCCAGGAGCCGATCGACCAGCCGTACGGCGTGCGGGACTGCGCCTTCCGCGACCCGGCCGGGAACATGCTGCGGTTCACCCAGCGGAAGCCGAAGTAG
- a CDS encoding esterase, protein MRERVQGRAARGHGRGLRTGVAVALAATAVLGGAGAATAPAEAAPAVAERLARAGLPQPTGPYAIGTTALRLVDHGRDDPWQPGRDRELMISVWYPATRPVRADGRARYMEPRAAGHFGGPDGAGVFNYRTDPGRTDWSGVRTHAGQDAPALPAARPRPVVLYSAGLGDPRTWGTALVEDLVSRGYVVVTVDHPSDSSAVAFPDGRLTTSVLPALAGQPGLDVGALLRKALATRVADTRFVLDELAALRTDRRLPPALAGSLDLDRIGMVGHSAGGFTAAQAMHDDPRIKAGVNLDGQLHFPGPDGTGVHLSSVAEDGLDRPFLLMGTESEDSGGYPGQPGWAAFWQHTRGWKADVTLLGSQHGSYTDAQSLLPQLARQGAVPEDAVRADIGDVRPERAVLATRAYVGSFLDRWLRGHDDRLLDGPSPLFPEMRFER, encoded by the coding sequence ATGCGCGAGCGGGTGCAGGGACGAGCCGCACGGGGCCACGGACGGGGACTGCGGACCGGCGTCGCGGTCGCCCTGGCGGCCACGGCCGTGCTGGGCGGCGCCGGGGCGGCGACGGCCCCGGCGGAGGCCGCGCCGGCGGTCGCCGAACGCCTGGCCCGGGCCGGACTGCCGCAGCCCACCGGCCCGTACGCGATCGGCACCACCGCGCTGCGGCTGGTCGACCACGGCCGGGACGACCCCTGGCAGCCGGGGCGGGACCGGGAGCTGATGATCAGCGTCTGGTACCCCGCCACCCGCCCCGTCCGGGCCGACGGGCGTGCCCGCTACATGGAGCCGCGCGCCGCCGGGCACTTCGGCGGCCCGGACGGCGCCGGCGTCTTCAACTACCGGACGGATCCGGGCCGCACCGACTGGTCCGGGGTCCGCACCCACGCCGGGCAGGACGCCCCGGCGCTGCCCGCCGCCCGGCCGCGCCCGGTGGTGCTCTACTCGGCGGGGCTCGGCGACCCCCGCACCTGGGGAACCGCGCTGGTCGAGGACCTCGTCTCGCGCGGATACGTCGTGGTCACCGTCGACCACCCGTCCGACTCCTCCGCGGTGGCCTTCCCGGACGGCCGGCTGACCACCTCCGTCCTTCCCGCGCTGGCCGGCCAACCCGGCCTGGACGTCGGCGCGTTGCTCCGCAAGGCACTGGCGACCAGGGTCGCCGACACCCGCTTCGTGCTGGACGAGCTGGCCGCGCTGCGCACCGACCGGCGGCTGCCGCCCGCGCTGGCGGGATCGCTGGACCTCGACCGGATCGGCATGGTCGGCCACTCCGCCGGCGGCTTCACGGCCGCCCAGGCCATGCACGACGACCCCCGGATCAAGGCGGGCGTCAACCTGGACGGCCAACTGCACTTCCCCGGCCCCGACGGCACCGGGGTGCACCTGAGCAGCGTCGCCGAGGACGGCCTGGACCGCCCGTTCCTGCTGATGGGCACCGAGAGCGAGGACTCCGGCGGCTACCCGGGCCAGCCGGGCTGGGCCGCGTTCTGGCAGCACACCCGGGGCTGGAAGGCCGATGTCACCCTGCTCGGCTCGCAGCACGGTTCCTACACCGACGCGCAGTCGCTGCTGCCGCAGCTCGCCCGCCAGGGGGCCGTGCCGGAGGACGCCGTCCGCGCGGACATCGGCGACGTCCGGCCGGAGCGGGCGGTGCTCGCCACCCGGGCCTACGTCGGCTCGTTCCTCGACCGCTGGCTGCGCGGCCACGACGACCGCCTGCTGGACGGGCCCTCGCCGCTCTTCCCGGAGATGCGGTTCGAGCGCTGA
- a CDS encoding DedA family protein, giving the protein MHIDAWIEGVPPGAVYALVALIIGLESLGIPLPGEIALVSAALLSARGVVSPVWVAVCAIAGAIIGDSIGYSIGRKGGKPLFEKLGRKFPKHFGPSHLASAERSFQKWGMWAVFFGRFIALLRIFAGPLAGALKMPYWKFLIANVLGGVVWAGGTTWLVYQVGKVAEQWLSKFSWIGLLLAVAVGAFSAWFMKRRAAKAAHALEAEDAAKTVDAAPTVSAPAAD; this is encoded by the coding sequence CTGCACATCGACGCCTGGATCGAAGGCGTACCACCGGGCGCGGTGTACGCCCTCGTTGCGCTGATCATCGGACTGGAGTCGCTGGGCATCCCGCTCCCCGGGGAGATCGCCCTGGTCTCCGCCGCCCTGCTGTCCGCGCGCGGCGTGGTCAGCCCGGTCTGGGTGGCGGTCTGCGCGATCGCCGGCGCGATCATCGGCGACTCGATCGGCTACTCGATCGGCCGCAAGGGCGGCAAGCCGCTGTTCGAGAAGCTCGGCCGCAAGTTCCCCAAGCACTTCGGCCCCAGCCACCTGGCCAGCGCCGAGCGCTCCTTCCAGAAGTGGGGCATGTGGGCCGTCTTCTTCGGCCGCTTCATCGCCCTGCTGCGCATCTTCGCCGGCCCGCTGGCGGGCGCCCTGAAGATGCCGTACTGGAAGTTCCTGATCGCCAACGTGCTCGGCGGCGTGGTCTGGGCCGGCGGTACGACGTGGCTGGTCTACCAGGTCGGCAAGGTCGCCGAGCAGTGGCTGTCGAAGTTCTCCTGGATCGGTCTGCTCCTCGCCGTCGCCGTCGGCGCGTTCTCGGCCTGGTTCATGAAGCGCCGGGCCGCCAAGGCCGCGCACGCCCTCGAGGCCGAGGACGCGGCGAAGACCGTGGACGCGGCGCCGACGGTTTCCGCGCCCGCCGCCGACTGA
- a CDS encoding phosphotransferase family protein has product MDLGRLRDHLERSLPGTVAGPLRARLIEGGRSNLSYRLTDGVNDWVLRRPPLGHVLATAHDMGREYRVMTALRGTGVPVPETVHLDPGTEVLGAPWYLMAFVPGVVHRDAEAFGALGEARVRAVGEALVNTLATLHRIDPAAVGLAGFGRPDGYLDRQLRRWSKQLEASRSRDLPGVDRLHELLTARRPASPAPALVHGDYRLDNVLLQEHDGRDVIGAVLDWEMSTLGDPLTDVGLLVMYTELAGAGGGLVPAAATAPGFPRSAELVDRYARSTGRDAAELDWYVAFAAYKLAVVAEGIHYRFRQGRTLGAGFERAGTAAPVLIEHGLTTLKGH; this is encoded by the coding sequence CTGGACCTGGGGCGATTGCGCGACCACCTGGAGCGCAGCCTGCCCGGTACGGTGGCCGGTCCGCTGCGGGCGCGGCTGATCGAGGGCGGCCGCTCCAACCTCAGCTACCGGCTCACCGACGGCGTCAACGACTGGGTGCTGCGCCGGCCGCCGCTCGGGCACGTGCTCGCCACCGCGCACGACATGGGCCGCGAGTACCGGGTGATGACGGCGCTGCGCGGCACCGGGGTGCCGGTGCCGGAGACGGTCCACCTGGACCCGGGTACGGAGGTGCTCGGCGCCCCCTGGTACCTGATGGCCTTCGTGCCCGGCGTCGTGCACCGGGACGCCGAGGCCTTCGGCGCGCTCGGCGAGGCCCGGGTGCGGGCGGTGGGCGAGGCCCTGGTGAACACCCTCGCGACCCTGCACCGGATCGACCCGGCGGCGGTCGGGCTGGCCGGCTTCGGCCGTCCCGACGGCTATCTCGACCGTCAACTGCGGCGCTGGTCAAAACAGTTGGAGGCATCACGGAGCCGTGACCTGCCCGGCGTCGACCGGCTGCACGAACTGCTCACCGCCCGGCGGCCGGCCTCCCCGGCCCCGGCCCTGGTGCACGGGGACTACCGGCTCGACAACGTGCTGCTCCAGGAGCACGACGGGCGGGACGTCATCGGCGCCGTCCTGGACTGGGAGATGTCCACCCTCGGCGACCCGCTCACCGACGTCGGACTGCTGGTGATGTACACCGAACTGGCCGGTGCCGGCGGCGGACTCGTCCCGGCCGCGGCCACCGCGCCCGGCTTCCCGCGCAGCGCCGAACTCGTCGACCGCTACGCGCGGTCCACCGGCCGGGACGCCGCCGAACTCGACTGGTACGTGGCGTTCGCCGCCTACAAGCTCGCCGTCGTCGCCGAGGGCATCCACTACCGGTTCCGCCAGGGCCGAACCCTCGGCGCCGGGTTCGAACGGGCCGGCACGGCGGCGCCCGTCCTGATCGAGCACGGCCTCACCACGCTGAAGGGACACTGA